In Gemmatimonadota bacterium, the sequence ATTCTTTTTCGGATGCCTGGGTTTCAACCCATTGTCCGATGGCCTGGCGAATGGATTCGACTGCGGCCTTTTTGCGCTCAAGACGGTCAATATGCGCGCGTAGCTGATCGATTTGTGCGTCGAGTTCTTGAAGTTCACCATTTGCTGCTTCAAGTGCTTGTTGATACAGGGGTTCGCTATGGGTCGGTTCTGCCATGAATTAAGCTCCTTGTAGTATGAGAAATGAAGTACGCGATCCAGCTAAACATAACCTGTGTGGCCTTGTGTCGTCAAGCGCGAAAAAGTCCGCCCGCTGTTGTTTTGAGAAAGCGGTGTATTTTTTTATCTTTACAACCCGTTACAATTTATTACAATTTTCATGGGAACGAAGTAGCTCTGCCAGTTGTTTAATGCCGTAAATATTGATTCTTAAAAGACATGCAACTTTCTTTGTATTTATGCATTTAAAAAGAAAGTAGTAAATTCCAATATATAGTGAGCTTTGAGAATATGTCAATTTTGTCTCACAAGGATATTTCTCATTGTTGATTTCGTTGCAAAGGAGCTAAACATGGCTCGGTGGTGTCTTTCCGTACGAAGCGCAATATTCGTCCTCATTTTGGGTGTTTCAAGCTCTGCTTTTGGGCAGGAATATTTTGGCAAAAACAAGGTCAATTACAGCCAGTATGTATGGCATTATATCGACAGTGAACACTTCACGGTTTATTTTGACAAGGGTTCACTGGGGCTGGCCGAGTTTGTTGCCAAAGAAGCCGAAAGATCTCTGGTACACATTGAGAAAACGCTGAAATATACGATGAAGGATCGCTATCCCATTGTTATTTACAATTCTCACAATGGATTTTCAGTGTCGAATATTATCAGCGGGGAACAGTCTGAGTTTACGGGCGGATATACCGAGTTTGCACAGGGGCGCGTGGTGATTCCCTTTACGGGGTCTTATGGGGATTTGCAACATGTCATTCATCACGAGTTGGTTCACGCGGTTACGATTGAGTTGTGGACAGGTGGTGGCTGGTTGGGGTCTCTGGTTTCGCAGACATCGACTTTACCTCCGCTTTGGATTGCCGAGGGCATTGCCGAGTATGTGTCCCGATATGGATGGCACAAAGAGCACGACAATTTTATGCGCGATGCAACCATTACCGGATATGTTCCGACTATCGAAATGATGTCCTTGAGCTATTTTGCCTATCCCGGTGGCAATTCAGTTTTTTACATGATAGAACAGGAATACGGCAAGGACAAAGTGGCATCCTTTATTTCTTCTTTCCGCACGGCCAAAAGTCCCGATAAAGCACTCAAAGCATCTCTGGGATTTGGGATGAAAGAATTGGAAGAAAAATATCAGTTGTGGCTCAAGCGGCAATACTGGAATGAGATCAATTTGCGCCATACGCCCAAAGAGATGGCAACAAATTTGACAGAGCACGAAGATAGGCGTTCGGCGTATAATTTAGCTGCTGCGTTATCTCCACAAGGCGACAAGGTCGCGTATTTGACTGACCGGAATGGCACGTTTGATATTTATTTGATGTCGGCGATTGACGGCAAAGACCTGGGGCGTTTGGTCGAGGGACAAAAGTCGTCTGCTTTTGAGTCGATGTTTGTTTTGCGGCCTGGATTTACCTGGTCTCCAGATGGCCGGCATATTGCATTCGCCGCTAAATCGAATAATAAAAATACCCTGTATATCCTCGAAGTGAAAAATAAACAGATTCGCAAGCGATTTAAGTTTGATCTCGATGGCTTGTTTGAGCCCACCTGGTCGCCCGATGGAGAAAAAATTGCTGTCGCGGGTATTAAAGATGGCTGGTCCGATGTCTATGTGGTCGATTTGAACGACGAGTCGCTTACGCGGCTTACCAATGATCCCTATGACGAACGACATCTGGATTGGTCGCCCGACGGCACCTGGCTCGCCATGAGTTCTGATCGTCCCGATACCCATTTGGAGTTCAGCGGGGGGAAGGATTTTGCTTTTGGTCAGTACGATATTTTCTTACTGCGTACAGATGGCTCCGAGATGCGCCGCATTGTCGCGTCTGAAGATGCCGAAGATTCGCATCCCGTATGGGGCGCCGATAGCAAACACGTCGCCTTTGTTTCTGACCGCACGGGTGTGGGCAATATCTATATTGCAAATGTTGACAGTGCGCAGGAGATATATCCCATTACCAATTTGCTGTCAGGGGCGCAGTATCTCGATTGGTCAGCCGATGGCAAAAAGATCGTGTTCAATGCATTTCACAAGGGTGCCCTGGATATATTTGTGATGCGCGACCCACTCGCGCAGCGAAAAGAAATGGCGGATTTGCCGCGCACCCGGTTTGTCAAGCGCCTTGCCGGCGAAGATGAAAAGATGTTTGTCGAGTTGCAAAAGGAAAAATATGCGAGCCGCAAGATTGACAAAGTAGAAGCCGACATCACTGCGATCGATTCGACAGCAGAAAAAACGGACAAGAAGGTGGCGCAGTGGATTTCCGATCAAGAAGCCCTTGCAGCGGCAGAGAGTGCTCCTGCCGATAGCACGACTGAGATTGATACCACACATCCAGTCGCAGGCAGTCCAGAAATGGCCGATACCGGCAAACAAGGGGTAAAAAACTGGGGTGAAAAGGAATTTCTGGTTAAAAAGTACAAGCTGAAATTCAAGCCCGAACTGTTTGGTGCTCAGGCGGGATTTGATACGTTCTACGGTGTGAGTAGCTCTATTGTATTGTCGATGAGTGATGTGATGGGCGATCACCGCGCCACGTTGGTGACGAGTCTGAATTTTTCGCTCAAAGACAGCGATTTTCTGCTCGCGTATGCCTATTTGAAGAATCGCACAAATTACGGTGCGCAACTTTTTCACACGCGGTTCTTTTTCTTTGATAGTACAGGGCGCCTGACTGCGGATCGATATTACGGGCTTGCGGGGATGCTTGAGCGACCATTTAACCGGTTCG encodes:
- a CDS encoding BamA/TamA family outer membrane protein, coding for MARWCLSVRSAIFVLILGVSSSAFGQEYFGKNKVNYSQYVWHYIDSEHFTVYFDKGSLGLAEFVAKEAERSLVHIEKTLKYTMKDRYPIVIYNSHNGFSVSNIISGEQSEFTGGYTEFAQGRVVIPFTGSYGDLQHVIHHELVHAVTIELWTGGGWLGSLVSQTSTLPPLWIAEGIAEYVSRYGWHKEHDNFMRDATITGYVPTIEMMSLSYFAYPGGNSVFYMIEQEYGKDKVASFISSFRTAKSPDKALKASLGFGMKELEEKYQLWLKRQYWNEINLRHTPKEMATNLTEHEDRRSAYNLAAALSPQGDKVAYLTDRNGTFDIYLMSAIDGKDLGRLVEGQKSSAFESMFVLRPGFTWSPDGRHIAFAAKSNNKNTLYILEVKNKQIRKRFKFDLDGLFEPTWSPDGEKIAVAGIKDGWSDVYVVDLNDESLTRLTNDPYDERHLDWSPDGTWLAMSSDRPDTHLEFSGGKDFAFGQYDIFLLRTDGSEMRRIVASEDAEDSHPVWGADSKHVAFVSDRTGVGNIYIANVDSAQEIYPITNLLSGAQYLDWSADGKKIVFNAFHKGALDIFVMRDPLAQRKEMADLPRTRFVKRLAGEDEKMFVELQKEKYASRKIDKVEADITAIDSTAEKTDKKVAQWISDQEALAAAESAPADSTTEIDTTHPVAGSPEMADTGKQGVKNWGEKEFLVKKYKLKFKPELFGAQAGFDTFYGVSSSIVLSMSDVMGDHRATLVTSLNFSLKDSDFLLAYAYLKNRTNYGAQLFHTRFFFFDSTGRLTADRYYGLAGMLERPFNRFARLELSTRFVSIDREEVFTDANNPGNYLYQPGFRGVGRFTSQLISRRRAAIGEVALVGDSALYSLFGAVDGHRYRLNFEGSGVGMKFATFTLDYRKYMRLLNEYTFAIRMSGGTSYGPNSTVFFLGGVNNPVNPTFSTIASVDQSRVFFSSYVWPLRGARLLEMAGDSYVLANVAFRFPLIRQLAMGWPLPFFFQNVQGELFFDIGGAFDRANWRDGWVARDGGFELNTPQNFRTPEILKTKPQIAAGYGFGVRVNLGYFLFRYDLAWPTDLAETYHPHQYFSIDFTGLF